actggcactgtggcatctcgttaataggttagttccagaaaatgcatgaaatcatcataaagtgcaagcaaaacatgtaagtattgtcataaaacaagcatggaacatcagaaattatggatacgtcagagacgtatcagcatccccaagcttagttcctgctcgtcccgagcaggtaaatgataaaaagaataatttctgtagtgacatgctacttacataacctttatcatactattacaaagcatatgaaatgaatgaagtgactcaaggcaataatctatagttgctaacaaatagataacatatagcaaaacttttcatgaatagtactttcaagacaagcatcaaaagattgcacaagagttaactcataaagcaatagattcaaagtaaaggcatcgaagcaatacaaaggaagatataagtttcatcggttgctttcaactttcaacatgcatatctcatggataattgtcaacacaaagtaatatgatgaatgcaaatatgcaagtatgtaagaatcaatgcacagttgacacaagtgtttgcttctaagatggaaggaagtaggtaaactgactcaacataaagtaaaagaaaggtccttcaaagaggaaagcatcgattgctatatttgtgctagagctttggttttgaaaaacataaagagagcataaaaagttaaattttgagaggtgcttgttgttgtcaacgaatggtagtgggcactctaacccccttgccagacaaaccttcaaagagcggctcccattttattttatttttgtgtggcactccttccaacctttctttcacaaaccatggctaaccgaatcctcgggtgcctgccaacaatctcataccatgaaggagtgcctttttattttagttttattatgatgacactcctcccaacctttgcttacacaagccatggctaaccgaatccttcgggtgccgtccaacaatcacataccatggaggagtgtctatttaggttaattaatttgggactgggaatcccattgccagctctttttgcaaaattattagataagcggatgaagccactagtccattggtgaaagttgcccaacaagattgaaagataaacaccacatacttcctcatgagctataaaacattaacacaaattaagaagcattttgaattgtttaaaggtagcactcaagcaatttactttggaatggcaggaaataccacatagtaggtaggtatggtggacacaaatggcatagtggttggctcaaggattttggatgcatgagaagtattcccctctcgatacaaggcttaggctagcaaggttgtttgaagcaaacacaagtatgaaccggtacagcaaaacttacataaaaacatatcgcaagcattataatactctacactgtcttccttgttgctcaaacacttttaccagaaaatatctagaccttaagagagatcaattatgcaaaccaattttaacaagctttacggtagttctccactaataggtttaaactacatgcaaaaacttatgatctacttgagagctcaaaacaattgccaagtgtcaaattatccaagacatatgaggcattttccttttccaaccaaataaagataagtattgtagcttccaacttttatcattgaacattaaaagtaaaacgaagaacaagtgttcatatgaaaaagcggagcgtgtctctctcccaaacaaggattgctaggatccgaatttattcaaacacaaacaaaacgaaaataaacaaacagacgctccaagtaaagcacatatgatgtgaccgaataaaaatatagtttcaatagaaggaacctgataagttgatgaagaaggggatgccttgggcatccccaagcttagacgcttgagtcttcttgaaatatgcagggatgaaccacgggggcatccccaagcttagacttttcactcttcttgatcatatatcatcctcctctcttgacccttgaaaacttccttcacaccaaacttctcataaacttcattagaggaattagtactcaaaaaatttgaatccaccttggtcctgtagtggcatattgcaagaactcaataaaacattagctacggccctctacgtctagaaaacctcgcttaaagtccacaagagacaatgcaaaaaaaacagagacagaatctgccaaaacagaacagccagtaaagacgaattttaaataaatacttccattgctcaaatcagaaaactcaaaactaatgaaagttgcgtacatatctgaggaacacgcacgtaaattggcatatttttctgatttttctacagagaaaacaacccagattagtgacagatagaaatctgtttctgcgcagaaatccaaatctagtatcaaccttcgattagaggcttcacttggcacaacaaaacacaaaactaagataaggagaggttgctacagtagtaaacaacttccaagacacaaatataaaacaaagtactgtagcaaaataacacatgggttatctcccaagaagttgcattctttatagccattaagatgggctcagcagttttgatgatgcactcgcaagaaatagtattggaagcaaaagagagcatcaagaagcaaattcaaaacacatttaagtctaacatgcttcctatgcataggaatcttgtaaataaacaagttcatgaaaagcaaagtaacaagcataggaagatagaacaagtgtaacttcaaaaatttaagcacatagagagatgttttagtaccatgcaaatttctacaaccatattttcctctctcataataattttcagtagcttcatgaataaactcaacaatataactatcacatgcagcatacttttcatgatccacaaactcataatttttatcaatctcaagaatagtggaattaaaactttcaaacttacttttattaataatataacaaggtagttgatcaatctcaagagatatgggactcatagaataagtcaagaactctccaatcccattttcattagtagtacaattaattttatcaagtaacataggaccatcatctagagctttgtcataaacatttgccaagcaaaattctttagtaccatgcatttcgacatcaggcacaaacaaagcattatcataagatttatcaaagtagcatggattatcataaataacagtagcataattattctcacaagttttactcataggtagtatttcaagagaatccacaggaacataacattcaacctctttcggtaagcatggaggacaatcaaatagtgtaagagataaagagttactctcattagaaggttggcatgggtagctaatccattcttcctccttttgttcgtcgctctcctcttctttttcatccaatgagctttcaggttcatcaatttcctcctctttttcatccaatgagctttcaggttcatcaatttcttcttccaccgattcctgcaaattgtgagtgcattcttgtgcattaatgtgtctctctttataatcaaggatataaggattcctactgtagcattctatgcaagaattaaggatagtagagacataatctttaaggtccttacaaatagcacaagtttcataattctcaaccatgaaggattctatctcggaggctcccataaataagacaaattgttctacctcttcgaacccataatgaatatagcaattccgattatagctcttaataaaatattcctcactaaagccacattgaaatttaagatgtttagtatcctgttgagagcaacagtttatatcatggcgtctaagcaagattctagcaattgtattcaatttttctatcatagcgctcattactttaccagttcttgattctctataacaattataacattccataagctccaagtaggttgttggttctcccataatagcagtttttaatttttagatttttcaaatttttatggatttttgggtatatgagaaaagtaaaacaagacaaaaaaagaaactaagcaaaagtaaactaggcaaaataaaactagacagaaataaactaagcacaaataaactagataaaagtaaactaagcaaaacaaaataaaataaaacagagagaggtagagtgtactccccaggtgaacttatgagtagagctatgcctccccggcaacggcgtcagaaaacagtcttgatgacccacaagtataggggatcgcgatagtcttcgagggtagtataacccaaatttattgattcgacacaaggggaggtaaagaatacttataagccttaacaactgagttgtcaattcagctgcacctggaaaagcactagtaacaggggtgatgtgaaagtagcagtaatatgagagcagtagtaacaaagaatacagcaaagaatagcaatatgagagcaatggcaccagaagatagttgatactacttccaatgacatgtagaacaagtatatgatgatgacagatggaccggggttcctagcgatctacactagtggtaactctccaataagtgacaagtgttgggtgaacaaattacagttgggcaattgataggaatcaaagcattaagacagaacatcaagattattaatcatgtaggcatgttttccaattatattcgtacgtgctcgcaatgagaaacttgcacaacatcttttgtcctaccagccggtggcagccgggcctcaagggaaactactggatattaaggtactccttttaatagagtaccggagcaaatcattaacactccgtgaaaacatgtatccctcacatcaccgccatcccctccggttgtcccgatttctgtcacttcggggcctttggttccggacagtgacatgtgcatacaacttgtagatacaatctaagcaacaatatagagctcaaatctaagatcatgccactcgggccctagtgacaagcattaagaataacaagattgcagcaacaataacttcacaaactttatagatagactaatcataatgtatcatccatcggatcccaacaaacacaacaccgattacatcagatgaatctcaatcatgtagggcagctcatgagaccattgtattgaagtacatgggggagagtataccgacatagctactgctagaacccatagtccatgggggaactactcacggagcatgatggaggcggtggcgtcgatggagatggcttccgggggcacttccccgtcccggtagggtgccgggacagagttctgtcccccgaattggagtttcgtgacggtggcggcgcccctggagtctttctggagtttcgtcaattggtactgcgtttttaggtcgaaaggggttttataggcgaagaggcggcgcaggggggcacctgggggcgcctcaccctaggccggcgcggccagggtctggcccgcgccgccttgtggtgtggtggccccctggcccctctccgactcttcttcggtgttctggagccttccgggaaaaataggaggataTGCGTTCATTTCGACCCataccgagaatattgcccgaacagcctttctggaaccaaaaacagcagaaaacaggaactggcactgtggcatctcgttaataggttagttccggaaaatgcatgaaatcatcataaagtgcaagcaaaacatgtaagtattgtcataaaacaagcatggaacatcagaaattatggatacgtaggAGACGTATCATTATCCCAAAACAAAATCATGACTTGAGATAATCTTAGACATAGAGGTATTCAAAAAACCTTGGTTTGTGAGCTTTGTAGTGAATTAGAATCTATTAAGCACCTATTCTTTGACTGCTTGGTTTCTAGGTTGCTTTGGTCTGTGGTGCAAGAGATTTTTGGTGTAGAGATTGTTGATTACTTATCCCTTGCATCCAAATGGCTTTGCAATAAATTTTTTGAGTAGTTCAATGTTGTCTCAACTGCCATTATGTGGTGCATTTGGAACAACATGAACCATTTGGTGTTTAACAGAAAAACTTGGTTGTCTATGAAACAGGTGTGGGGCTTACTCCTCTCTTACCTAAGGATCTGGCAGATTCCATTCAAAAACCTGGAATGGGATCTGGTAGAAAAATTCGAATGTGCCCTGGTGAGAAGACTGAAGATGGTGCCGCCGCTGATGTCGGACTGAAATGCACATCTTTTGACTGGATTTTGACTTGGAAGTCATCCATAGCTTCTCTCCATCAAGGGCGCGCCTCTGAAGCCTATCTGCTGAAGCACCCAGAGGAATCAGGCGACATCCATGTGGTGATATGATGGCTTGGCTTTGGAGTGAAGATGGCAGTGCTTTAGTGCTTTATTCTTAGTGTCTTGCTGTTTTGCCTGCTTACTAGAAGCTGGAAAAGCTGGTTTGTGTGTTGCTAGATGGTTCATTTTCTGGTAGTGGACTGTCCTCGTTCTGGAGACTTTCGGTTTGTTGCTAAGACCCTCGGTTTAGCTGATGGGCTGGatctttatttttctttgttGTTAAAACGCTTATGTGCttcattttcaataaaaagaagaTGGAGCTGGGGAGCGCTCCCTCTTAGTCTAAAAAAATCACAACACAAACTTTAAGTTCCAGCTCAGCCACTGCGCGTCGCCATGAAACCTTATTCAGGTTTACATGCGATACACGGTGGTCATACTGGTCATCGCGTTGGTATACAAGATTACAGACCCAACCTTGGTGAAACTGGACCGAGCTTTCTGCAACTCCAATTGGGATCTCGCCTTCGACAACCACGGCTTGCATGCCTTATCCTCGGCTCTCTCCGACCATTGTCCGCTTCTGCTTTCAAATCAGAGCGGTCCTTGCAAGCTAGCAACTTTCAGATTTGAAAACTTCTGGACTTAAATGCCCGGATTTATGGATTTGATTGGCCAGGTTTGGGCGGAACCTTCCAGCCACACACAGCCCGTGCACATCTTTCACCACAAGCTCAAACAGACTGCCAAGAAACTCAGGACCTGGAGTAAGGCTTTATTCTCCGGCCACAAACAACAACTCATTATGGGTTTAGATATTATTCTTCAGCTTGACATTGCGCAAGAGTCTCGCACCCGACGCCTAGCGAAAAGACTCTTCGAGTTGCTCTCAAACGGCGTGTCATGGGTCTTGCAGTGTTAGAGCGTGCCCGCAAGCGCCAAGCCTCTAGGATCAACTACCTTAGAGAAGGAGACGCGAGTACCAAATTCTTTCATCTACGTGTTAATGCTCGTCGCCGGAAGAACCTGATCCAGCGGCTAAAAAAGAACGATGGTTGGGTCACGTCACACGCCGAGAAGGAGCAACACATTCACAACCACTTCTCATTGGTCCTTGGTGTTGCTGCGCCGCGCCCCCTGGACCTTAACTGGGAGGTCTTGGATCCAGTTATTGAAGACCTTGAGGACCTGGGCCTTCCTTTCTCTGAGGATGAGATCTCGCATGCCATCTCGGATATGCCTGCGGATAAGGCCCCTGGGCCGGACGGCTTCACCATCAACTTTATTCGGGCTTGCTGGCCGATCATCAAGTTCGACATCATGAACGTCATAGATGCCTTCTCAGAGCTTAGTATCAACAACATGAGCGTCATCAACACAGCTAATATCGCTCTGCTGCCCAAGAAAGATGGGGCGGATTTCATTTCGGACTTTCGTCGGACTTTCGTCCAATAAGCCTAATTCATATTATCCCCAAGATCATCGCCAAGGCTATGGCTCTTAGGCTACACCCGAAGATGAACGACATCATCTCTCCTTGCCAAAGCGCCTTCATTAAATCTCGAAGCATCCACGACAACTTCATGTACGTCAGGAACGTCGCTCGCAGGCTACATCGAAACCGCTATCCGGCCTTACTCATCAAACTCGACATTGCCAAGGCTTTGGACCTAATGCAGAAGCGAGGCTTCCCCCAAGATGGCGCGCTTGGGTAACTCTGCTCTTTACTACTTTGATATCCTGAGTTCTCCTAAACGGCATTCCCGGCAAGGAAATTCTTCATCGACGGGGCCTCCGATAAGGTGACCCATTATCCCCACTGCTTTTTGATCTGGCCATGGACCCCTTGCCTAGGATTCTTGAGGTGGCAACTCAAGCTGGGCTGTTGAAGCCTTTGCCGGGAAGGTTCATCAAGTCCCGCATCTCCCTCTACGCTGATGATGACGTGATCTTCCTTGCACCGGAGGCCACTGATATTGCAAACTTGAAGGCCTTGCTCCAAAATTTCGGGGACGTCACAGGGCTGATGCCAAATGTGGAAAAGAGCTCGTGGCTCCCATTCGGTGTGACGACATCGATCTCACAAGCGTCCTTGCGGGCTTCTCGCCATGCTCACCCAGTTCCCCATCAAGTACCTTGGTCTTCCACTCTCGCTTAAGCGCCTTCGCCGGGTGAACCTCCAGGCATACATTGACAAAGCGGCTTCACGCCTAAACCCTTGGAAATCCAAGTTCCTCAATCGTGCTGGCTGTGCAGCTCTGGTGAAGTCGGTTCTGACTGCACTGCCAATTTTTCTACTAACTGCTATCAAGGTTGACAAGGCCACCCTCAAGGCTTTCGACAAAATCAGGCGAGGTATGCTATGGGATTGCAAAGCCTCCTCAGTCAGTGGTGGGAAGTGCAAGGTTTGTTGGACGAAAGTCTGTCGCCCTAAGGAGCTTGGAGGTTTGGGCATCCTCGACCTCGAAAAATTTCCCCGCGCGCTTCGACTCCGCTGGCTTTGGCTTGAATGGGTGGCCCCAGAGAAGGCTTGGGTGGGTCTGGAAACGCCGAATGATGAAGTTGATAGGTCTCTCTTCAACGCCGCAACCAAGGTTACTATCGGTGACGGCAACAAGGCTTCTTTCTGGTCCAGCTCCTGGCTAAATGGCGGTACCCCTCAATCCATCGCTCCTAGGATTTTTGAGGTCTCCAAAAGAAAGAAAAGATGCGTCCAGGATGCTCTTGTCAATGACAAGTGGATTGCAGACATAAACGTCGACAGCTTCACAGTGGAGCACATGTCTCAGTTTGTCAACCTTTGGGGGTTGCTGCAGGGCACTGTCCTCACCCCAAGAACCGAGGACTCCATCTCCTGGACCCTCACTCACAGCGGCACCTACACCACTATTTCAGCCTACAAGGCCCAGTTCATGGGATCAGTTCCTTGCTCCTTCAAGAACATTGTTTGGAAagcgtgccccccccccccccccaaatgcCGTTTCTTTGCCTGGCTGGCCGTCCAGAATAGGCTTTGGACCTCTGACCGCCTTGCGATCCGTGGTTGGCCTCACCAGCCAACCTGCCAACTCTGCAAGTGTCAGCCTGAAACTGCTAGGCACATTCTTTTTGAGTGTCGCTACTCCAAGCGCGTTTGGCAGCAAGCCGCCAGCTGGCTTTCCTGCCCATCGTTGTTGAATGATCTGGGGTCGGGCCGCGAGACCGTCCTGCATTACTGGCATGCTATCACGGGATCGCCGACTGCCCACCCGTAGGGGCTAAAAACTGCGGTCACCCTCATAACTTGGGAGCTATGGAAGGAAAGAAATGACAGGATTTTCAACAACAAGGCCTCCATGCCCATGGCCGTCGTGGAAAAGATCAAGGAAGAGAGCAAGATTTGGATTTTGGCGGGTGCTAAACATCTGGCGGATATAGTTTCTTAATTagttgttttccttttttccGGATGGCCTAGGCCCCTGTATTTGCTCCTTCTATATCAATAtaaaaggcaaagcttttgcctagcTTAAAAAAAAAGATTACATTTggtttttgaaacggaggcaaaagattACAGGTTTGGAAAGAATAGGAAAGGATACATCTCGCTGAAATTGCCACCGCATTGTAAAGATTGTAGTAGTACAtcgaatgaatgaatgtttgtaaCTTGTTAGACGTACATCAGCtcaaacaaagaagaagaagaaacagcACTCTCCGCTACTAGTATCGCTAGACTTATctttcaaaaaataaaaatgttttgtCTATCTCCTTCCAGGTCGGCGTCGTCCGCTGGCCAGCGAGGCGCCAAGCGCCGGGAACTCGTCGGTGGAGAGACCGAAAGAAGGCACGCCGCCGGGGCTCTGTCCGGCCGTGACAGGAGCAGCCTGATGCTTGTTGAGAGGGGTCgccgcttgctgctgctgcttaggCGTCGCAGCTCTCGCGGCCGCGCTTTGGCTCTCCTGATGTGCCGCTCCTGTGCTCTGCGGCCGGTAGTAAAGAGGCGTGCTCGCCATTGCTGGCCGCACCGCAGGCGACGAGGCGCCAAGAGACGGGAACTCGTCGGTGGAGAGGCTGAAAGGCACGCCGCCTGGGCTCTGCTCCTCGGCTGCTCCTGTGTTCTTCGGGGGCGTGGTCGCCATTCCTGGCCGGAGAACTGCAGGCGGCGCCGCAGCGGAAAGGTTCTGCAGCATTGCGTGAGGGGTGAACCCGAACGGGACCTTGCCGGCGTCCATCTTTCTGAAGGTGATCGAGATCCTCTTGGCAGGCACGGCGGGCACGCAGTGCTTGGCAACGTCGGCGCCGTTGCCGCCGAGCACGAGCACGGAGCCCGCGGGGAGGTTGATGGCCGTTGACCCGGCCCCGCCGAACTCCCCGGGCCCGAGCACCCTGAGGCTCCTCCCGAAGAGGATGTCGCAGTCGGCGAGAAAGGAGGCGGTGCAGAAGGGGCGGAGGAAGTCGTGGCTGTCGACGTGGGGCGGGATGCAGTCGTCCACGTCGTAGATGTTGACGATGCAGCTGTCGGGCACGCAGGCCCGCGGGAGCACGCGCCAGAGGACCAGGCGCCGGACCATGGCGGCGAGCAGCGGCGGGAGCGGGTCGACAGCGGAGTCCCGCACGATGCCCGGCGGGTTGCCGTCCCGGTCGACGGCGTAGTTGTAGCAGCAGCCGAACTGGATGGTGGCCCGGCCCTTGCCGCGCATCCACTTGCGCGGCTCCGAGTAGGTCCGCTCTGCGTCCAGGAGAAGAAAGTCAAGATCGCTGGATCGCTCGCGGCGGGAGTGGACAGGACATGGGTATTGGATTCGATGGAGAATTGGTCATAAAGAAGGTTGGACTGTGTGGGTACCTCGGAGTAGGCCGCGCCGGCCGCGGTCCTGGAGGTCGAGGACGGCGGCGACGATGGCGCGCTGCTCTTCCGGGGAGAAGACGGCGGTGTGGAGCTCGAGGCCCTGGAGGATGTTGACCGGGCGGCCGTTCACGCGGTCCATGTGGGAGAAGTCCTTCTTGCGGCGCACCCGGTTCATGCCCTCGTCGgacagcagcggcggcggcgacgacatgGCGGCGGTGACCGGTGTTGGAGCAGAGGGCAGAGCAAGGGGATCTGGGACAAGCTCGAGCGCGCGACGCAAGGATTTGATTGGCGGCTGGCGCTGTGGTTGGAGGTGCAGCTGGGGGTCGCGGTCTCGGTGAGGTTTTTTTTATATGGAAAAAATAAAGGCAAGGAAAGGAAAGGCTACTGGGTCGAGTCCGAGCACGGGTTCATTTCCAAATCGGGGTCGGCTCGCGTGTTTCGCTGACCGACTCGACTCGTCCCATCCCATG
This Lolium perenne isolate Kyuss_39 chromosome 1, Kyuss_2.0, whole genome shotgun sequence DNA region includes the following protein-coding sequences:
- the LOC127327671 gene encoding RNA demethylase ALKBH9B-like; translated protein: MSSPPPLLSDEGMNRVRRKKDFSHMDRVNGRPVNILQGLELHTAVFSPEEQRAIVAAVLDLQDRGRRGLLRERTYSEPRKWMRGKGRATIQFGCCYNYAVDRDGNPPGIVRDSAVDPLPPLLAAMVRRLVLWRVLPRACVPDSCIVNIYDVDDCIPPHVDSHDFLRPFCTASFLADCDILFGRSLRVLGPGEFGGAGSTAINLPAGSVLVLGGNGADVAKHCVPAVPAKRISITFRKMDAGKVPFGFTPHAMLQNLSAAAPPAVLRPGMATTPPKNTGAAEEQSPGGVPFSLSTDEFPSLGASSPAVRPAMASTPLYYRPQSTGAAHQESQSAAARAATPKQQQQAATPLNKHQAAPVTAGQSPGGVPSFGLSTDEFPALGASLASGRRRPGRR